A window of Apium graveolens cultivar Ventura chromosome 8, ASM990537v1, whole genome shotgun sequence contains these coding sequences:
- the LOC141678798 gene encoding 17.1 kDa class II heat shock protein-like, whose translation MDFRLMGIGIDHPLVNAFHHILDDDNKNKSEEARSYVRDAKAMATTAADVKEYPKSYVFVVDMPGLKSGEIKVEVEEDNVLVISGERKKEEDKEGVKYVRMERKIGKFMRKFVLPDNADLENINAVCQDGVLSVTVHKLPPPEPRKPKTIEVKIA comes from the coding sequence ATGGATTTCAGGCTAATGGGAATCGGAATCGATCATCCACTGGTCAACGCTTTCCACCACATTCTCGACGACGACAACAAGAACAAGTCTGAAGAGGCACGTAGCTACGTCCGTGACGCGAAAGCAATGGCAACAACAGCAGCTGACGTGAAAGAGTATCCGAAGTCGTACGTGTTTGTCGTGGATATGCCTGGATTGAAATCAGGCGAAATTAAGGTGGAGGTGGAGGAAGACAATGTGCTTGTGATTAGCGGAGAGCGGAAGaaagaagaggacaaggaaggcGTCAAGTATGTGAGAATGGAGAGGAAGATTGGCAAGTTTATGAGGAAGTTCGTGTTGCCTGATAATGCTGATTTGGAAAACATTAATGCAGTTTGTCAGGACGGTGTGTTGAGTGTTACTGTTCACAAGTTGCCTCCTCCAGAGCCTAGGAAGCCCAAGACCATTGAGGTTAAGATTGCTTAG